A section of the Paenibacillus odorifer genome encodes:
- a CDS encoding AraC family transcriptional regulator produces the protein MEQEPQPPFMIEQIKRAGPFSMDSDHYHDTYEIYYLLAGERSYYINNLIYTLRKGDLIFINKNELHRTTSKGSASHERILINFEESFLQKTLAHFELHFPFMATQSLLLRPGVHEQGAIEYLLFSMLKEQTEPRTQQIPYLQTLLIQLFIEMNRIQEISREPIAPESSEKQLKVYEIIDFLQAHYAEKLTLERLSETFFISSTYLCRVFKQTTGFTIVEYLNYIRIKEAQRLLQSTNAKVTNIAEDTGFDSIAHFGRVFKQIVKRSPLQYRKQNR, from the coding sequence ATGGAACAGGAGCCTCAGCCTCCTTTTATGATTGAGCAAATAAAAAGAGCCGGTCCATTCAGCATGGATTCCGACCATTATCACGATACTTACGAAATTTATTATTTACTCGCCGGGGAACGCAGTTATTACATTAACAATCTGATCTACACCTTGCGTAAAGGTGATCTGATTTTTATTAACAAGAACGAGCTCCATCGTACCACCTCTAAAGGCTCTGCAAGCCATGAACGGATCTTAATTAACTTTGAGGAAAGCTTTCTGCAAAAGACATTGGCGCACTTCGAGCTGCATTTTCCATTTATGGCTACACAAAGCTTGCTTTTGCGGCCCGGAGTACATGAACAGGGGGCCATTGAATATCTACTTTTCAGCATGCTAAAAGAACAAACAGAACCACGGACACAGCAAATCCCCTATCTTCAGACGCTACTCATCCAACTATTTATTGAAATGAACAGAATACAGGAAATAAGCCGTGAGCCCATTGCCCCTGAGAGCAGTGAGAAGCAGCTAAAAGTCTACGAAATTATCGATTTTTTACAAGCACATTATGCTGAAAAGCTTACATTGGAGCGGCTATCTGAAACTTTTTTCATCAGCAGCACCTATCTCTGCCGTGTGTTCAAGCAAACGACTGGCTTCACTATCGTAGAATATCTAAACTACATTCGGATCAAGGAAGCCCAACGTCTCTTGCAGAGCACCAACGCTAAAGTTACGAACATCGCCGAGGATACCGGCTTTGACAGCATCGCCCACTTCGGGCGTGTGTTTAAGCAAATCGTTAAACGCTCGCCTTTGCAATATCGCAAGCAAAACCGCTGA